From one Salvelinus sp. IW2-2015 linkage group LG11, ASM291031v2, whole genome shotgun sequence genomic stretch:
- the LOC139028435 gene encoding uncharacterized protein, with amino-acid sequence MLEGGDQGGAYLTKLCLSLSRPELLLQPQWGVAPWVWLLYRVFMLLYTLIWCMYSGLPFSNPKWLIFFSHLTYCLMVVYHLVVSCNLSCATLLVRCHFRERGNGAEPLGPFPLPFLLSISLRLQWFFHSLMCAFCLTMSFLYWSLDSPMEHHPLSPFNLNMHIGKSAQALLDLLLSAAPVHLAHHLYQLLISCLYILFAVAYWLADYTNLIGKPYIYKVLHIGGYPIVASLCVLGFALVCLPLCPFLVAVSLMDPSSSVFSPRRRGEVLGDEATQSLLSSTTSSMALVPQEQHGTQLSGGF; translated from the exons ATGCTGGAAGGAGGAGATCAAGGAGGAGCTTACCTGACCAAACTCTGCCTTTCGCTTTCTAGACCTGAGCTCCTGCTGCAGCCACAG TGGGGCGTAGCCCCTTGGGTCTGGCTCCTGTATAGGGTGTTCATGTTGCTTTACACCCTGATTTGGTGTATGTACTCTGGCCTGCCGTTTTCCAATCCCAAGTGGCTCATATTCTTCAGCCACCTGACCTACTGCCTGATGGTGGTCTACCACCTAGTGGTTTCCTGTAACCTGTCCTGTGCCACACTCCTGGTCAGGTGCCACTTCAG AGAGCGTGGAAATGGAGCTGAGCCCTTAGGTCCtttccccctcccctttctcctctccatctccctgagACTGCAGTGGTTCTTCCACAGCCTGATGTGTGCCTTCTGCCTCACTATGTCCTTCCTCTACTGGAGTCTCGACTCCCCCATGGAGCACCACCCTCTGTCCCCCTTCAACCTCAACATGCACATCGGCAAGTCTGCCCAGGCCCTGCTGGACCTCCTCTTATCAGCTGCGCCCGTCCACCTGGCCCACCATCTCTACCAGCTCCTCATTAGCTGCCTCTACATCCTGTTTGCTGTGGcctactggctggctgactacaCCAACCTCATTGGGAAGCCTTACATCTACAAGGTTCTGCACATTGGAGGGTATCCCATAGTggcctctctgtgtgtgctggGCTTTGCACTGGTCTGTCTGCCCCTCTGTCCCTTCCTG GTGGCGGTCTCCCTCATGGACCCGTCCTCCTCAGTGTTCAGTcccaggaggaggggagaggtccTGGGCGATGAGGCCACTCAGTCCCTGCTCTCATCCACCACCA GTTCAATGGCCCTGGTTCCACAGGAACAACATGGGACCCAGCTCAGTGGAGGCTTTTGA